One window of Futiania mangrovi genomic DNA carries:
- a CDS encoding LysR family transcriptional regulator: MMPYTPSRSAARGERLVWDLDWNLLRTFLVIMDCQSITAAADRLGLKQPTVSNALRRLEAHVGRRLIDRGPNRFAPTTAGQRLHGECIDIFGSVSRLQVMMREVQEEVTGAIQISMASHVVCPVFDRTLSAFHRRHPKAVFQLDVMPSEEAIASVLQKRASFAVCLVHRPDPRLDHAVLYREFFGFFCGPQHRLFGRSALTLDDLRGETSVSFHTDRTTDALYQVAILRARAKLDERIVGISSHLEEVRRMIVAGFGIGPLPLHVAKADVDAGHLWRLPPYDDPPEVDILLVTNPASHLNRAERALLDMLRQEIRDLPLEARTYRG; encoded by the coding sequence ATGATGCCCTACACGCCTTCCCGATCTGCCGCGCGCGGCGAACGTCTCGTCTGGGACCTCGACTGGAACCTCCTGCGCACCTTCCTCGTCATCATGGACTGCCAGAGCATCACGGCCGCTGCCGACAGGCTGGGCCTCAAGCAGCCGACGGTCAGCAATGCCTTGCGCCGCCTGGAGGCGCACGTGGGGCGCCGCCTCATCGACCGCGGACCCAACCGCTTCGCGCCCACCACGGCGGGGCAGCGGTTGCATGGCGAGTGCATCGACATCTTCGGCTCGGTCAGCCGGCTGCAGGTGATGATGCGCGAGGTGCAGGAAGAGGTGACGGGTGCGATCCAGATCTCCATGGCGAGCCACGTGGTCTGCCCGGTGTTCGACCGCACGCTATCGGCGTTCCACCGCCGGCATCCGAAGGCGGTCTTCCAGCTCGACGTGATGCCGAGCGAGGAGGCCATCGCCTCCGTCCTGCAGAAGCGCGCCTCCTTCGCGGTGTGCCTGGTGCATCGCCCCGACCCGCGGCTCGATCATGCAGTGCTCTACCGGGAATTCTTCGGATTTTTCTGCGGGCCCCAGCACCGGCTGTTCGGGCGCAGCGCACTGACGCTCGACGACCTGCGGGGCGAAACCTCGGTCTCCTTCCATACCGACCGGACGACAGACGCGCTCTACCAGGTGGCGATCCTGCGCGCACGCGCGAAGCTCGACGAGCGCATCGTCGGTATCTCCTCGCACCTGGAGGAGGTGCGCCGCATGATCGTTGCCGGCTTCGGCATCGGTCCGCTTCCGCTGCACGTGGCGAAGGCGGATGTGGATGCCGGCCATTTGTGGCGCCTGCCGCCCTATGACGACCCGCCGGAGGTCGACATCCTGCTGGTGACGAATCCCGCCTCCCACCTCAACAGGGCGGAGCGGGCGCTGCTCGACATGCTCCGGCAAGAGATACGGGACCTGCCGCTCGAGGCGCGCACCTATCGCGGATGA
- a CDS encoding 2-oxoacid:ferredoxin oxidoreductase subunit beta, with protein sequence MSYLKPKLHHPGLPTNALGLTRFDYDGAVSTLCAGCGHDSISAAIIQACFEIDLPPHRLAKLSGIGCSSKTPTYFVGASHGFNSVHGRMPSVLTGANLANRDLVYLGVSGDGDTASIGLGQFVHAVRRGVNMLYIVENNGVYGLTKGQFSATADQGSKSKRGAVNTDAPIDVVSLALQAGASFVARGFSGDKSQLVPLIKAGLKHRGAAFIDCLSPCVAFNNHAGSTKSFDYVRDHNAALNRLDVMPPRAQITADYAPGEAQDVTLHDGSTVILRKVGAEHPVGDRVAAMNYLQERQAEGEIVTGLIYLDPEADDLHAHLGTVETPLAHLGTGDLCPGSAALEAINASLR encoded by the coding sequence GTGAGCTATCTGAAACCGAAACTCCACCATCCCGGGCTTCCGACGAACGCGCTCGGCCTGACCCGCTTCGATTATGACGGCGCGGTCTCGACGCTGTGCGCGGGCTGCGGGCACGATTCCATCAGCGCGGCGATCATCCAGGCCTGCTTCGAGATCGACCTGCCGCCGCACCGTCTCGCCAAGCTGTCGGGCATCGGCTGCTCGTCCAAGACGCCGACCTATTTCGTCGGCGCCTCGCACGGCTTCAACAGCGTGCACGGGCGCATGCCCTCGGTGCTGACAGGGGCGAACCTCGCCAACCGCGACCTCGTCTACCTCGGCGTGTCGGGCGACGGCGATACCGCGTCGATCGGGCTCGGACAGTTCGTCCATGCGGTCAGGCGCGGCGTGAACATGCTCTACATCGTTGAGAACAATGGCGTCTACGGGCTGACCAAGGGCCAGTTCTCGGCAACCGCGGACCAGGGCTCGAAGAGCAAGCGCGGCGCGGTGAACACGGACGCGCCCATCGACGTCGTCTCGCTGGCGCTGCAGGCGGGGGCGAGCTTCGTCGCGCGCGGCTTCTCCGGCGACAAGTCGCAACTGGTGCCCCTCATCAAGGCGGGGCTGAAGCATCGCGGCGCGGCCTTCATCGACTGCCTGTCGCCCTGCGTCGCCTTCAACAACCACGCGGGCTCGACCAAGAGCTTCGACTATGTGCGCGACCACAACGCCGCGCTCAACCGGCTCGACGTCATGCCGCCGCGCGCCCAGATCACGGCGGATTACGCCCCCGGAGAGGCGCAGGATGTGACCCTGCACGACGGCTCGACCGTCATCCTGCGCAAGGTGGGCGCGGAACACCCCGTCGGCGACCGCGTTGCGGCGATGAATTACCTGCAGGAGCGTCAGGCCGAGGGCGAGATCGTCACCGGGCTGATCTACCTCGACCCGGAGGCCGACGACCTGCACGCCCACCTCGGCACCGTCGAGACGCCGCTGGCGCATCTCGGGACCGGCGACCTTTGCCCGGGCAGTGCCGCGCTGGAGGCGATCAACGCATCGCTGCGCTGA
- a CDS encoding aminotransferase family protein, translating to MQTSPAATVFPSGPSNLFYQSRLQRPTLDRAEGIYIWDREGNRWIDGSSGAMVANIGHSNPRVLAAMRAQMDRATFGYRLHFANEPAERLANLTASLMPEGLDRVFFVSGGSEAVESCLKLARQWAVATGQDSRWKVIARHPSYHGSTLGALAVTGYAPLSEPFAPMFTAMPKIPAPTCYLDRDNYTDAERGLRYAEMLREEILAQGPDSVLAFIMEPVGGASTGALVAPDSYYARIREICDEFGILLIYDEVMTGAGRTGRFLAAEHWGIRPDIVALSKGFAAGYAPLGAMVAARRLVEPVLDAGGFMHGYTYAGNPLACAAGLAVIREILDQDLTGNAGRMGALLKAEMTALMDRYPFVGDVRGKGLLLAFEMVADRETMTPLPREWNAHARLVEHAYARGLVVYSRRTRGGIEGDHILVCPPLIVTEPQIGEIMERLVASLDALAAELGLPRG from the coding sequence ATGCAGACCTCACCCGCCGCCACCGTGTTTCCGTCCGGCCCGTCCAACCTGTTCTACCAGTCGCGGCTGCAGCGCCCGACGCTCGACCGGGCCGAGGGCATCTACATCTGGGACCGCGAAGGCAACCGCTGGATCGACGGGTCGAGCGGGGCGATGGTCGCGAACATCGGGCACTCGAACCCGCGCGTGCTCGCCGCCATGCGCGCGCAGATGGACCGCGCGACCTTCGGCTACCGGCTGCATTTCGCCAACGAGCCGGCCGAGCGGCTCGCCAACCTCACGGCCTCGCTCATGCCCGAGGGGCTCGACCGCGTGTTCTTCGTCTCCGGCGGGTCGGAGGCGGTGGAAAGCTGCCTCAAGCTCGCCCGGCAATGGGCGGTCGCCACGGGACAGGACAGCCGCTGGAAGGTGATCGCGCGCCACCCCTCCTACCATGGCTCGACGCTTGGCGCGCTGGCCGTCACGGGCTACGCCCCGCTGTCTGAGCCGTTCGCGCCCATGTTCACGGCCATGCCGAAGATCCCGGCGCCGACCTGCTATCTCGACCGCGACAACTACACCGACGCCGAACGCGGCCTGCGCTATGCCGAGATGCTGCGCGAGGAAATCCTGGCGCAGGGGCCCGACAGCGTGCTCGCCTTCATCATGGAGCCGGTGGGCGGCGCCTCGACCGGCGCGCTGGTCGCGCCCGACAGCTATTACGCCCGCATCCGCGAGATCTGCGACGAATTCGGCATCCTGCTGATCTACGACGAGGTGATGACCGGCGCGGGCCGCACGGGCCGCTTCCTCGCCGCAGAGCATTGGGGCATCCGGCCCGACATCGTCGCCCTCTCCAAGGGCTTCGCGGCGGGCTACGCCCCCTTGGGCGCGATGGTGGCCGCCCGGCGGCTGGTCGAGCCGGTGCTGGACGCGGGCGGCTTCATGCACGGCTACACCTATGCCGGAAACCCGCTCGCCTGCGCCGCGGGCCTCGCCGTGATCCGCGAAATCCTCGACCAGGACCTGACCGGCAATGCCGGGCGCATGGGCGCGTTGCTGAAGGCGGAGATGACGGCGCTGATGGACCGCTATCCCTTCGTCGGCGACGTGCGCGGCAAGGGCTTGCTGCTGGCCTTCGAGATGGTCGCCGACCGGGAGACCATGACGCCCCTGCCCAGGGAATGGAACGCGCATGCCCGCCTCGTCGAGCATGCCTACGCCCGCGGCCTCGTCGTCTACTCGCGGCGCACGCGCGGCGGGATCGAGGGCGACCACATCCTCGTCTGCCCGCCGCTGATCGTCACCGAGCCGCAGATCGGAGAGATCATGGAGCGCCTGGTGGCGAGCCTCGACGCGCTCGCCGCCGAGCTTGGCCTGCCGCGCGGCTGA
- a CDS encoding amino acid ABC transporter permease, translated as MDVELIVKVLPFFAQAAWVTVQLSVLALLLALACGAAGAALKLSRLAPLRWIGTAYVSVFRGTPALIQLFVWYFGGPQVGIRLEPFEAGVIGIGVNIGAYMTESIRGAILAVDKGQVEAARSLGLSRFQTLRKVTLPEAARLMIRPLGVNSVALIKGTALVSAISVVELTYTAHRFIGSTYRPFEMLMLSGAFYILIVYALIAVIERLDRRYAFD; from the coding sequence ATGGATGTCGAACTGATCGTCAAGGTACTGCCGTTCTTCGCGCAGGCCGCCTGGGTCACGGTGCAGCTCTCGGTGCTGGCGCTTCTGCTGGCGCTCGCGTGCGGGGCGGCGGGGGCAGCGCTGAAGCTCTCGCGGCTCGCCCCCTTGCGGTGGATCGGCACGGCCTATGTCAGCGTCTTTCGCGGCACGCCCGCGCTCATTCAACTGTTCGTCTGGTACTTCGGCGGCCCGCAGGTGGGTATCCGGCTGGAGCCGTTCGAGGCCGGCGTCATCGGCATCGGCGTCAACATCGGCGCCTACATGACCGAGAGCATCCGCGGCGCGATCCTCGCGGTCGACAAGGGGCAGGTGGAGGCCGCGCGCAGCCTGGGCCTCAGCCGCTTCCAGACCCTGCGCAAGGTCACGCTGCCGGAGGCCGCGCGCCTGATGATCCGCCCGCTGGGCGTCAATTCGGTCGCGCTGATCAAGGGCACCGCGCTCGTTTCCGCGATCTCGGTCGTGGAGCTGACCTACACCGCGCACCGCTTCATCGGCTCGACCTACCGGCCCTTCGAGATGCTGATGCTGTCGGGCGCCTTCTACATCCTCATCGTCTATGCGCTGATCGCCGTGATCGAGCGCCTGGACCGCCGCTACGCATTCGACTGA
- a CDS encoding ABC transporter substrate-binding protein, giving the protein MLKGFLTGILALGLGASVMAAAPAQADELAAIKKAGEMRIAMSGAYPPFNFVNDKNEVVGFDPAIGREIARRIGVEPVIVTTAWDGIIAGLLAAKYDTIVGSMSITPKRQEVIDFVGPYYRAGRAVFVPEESSIQSLDELKGKTLGVTLGETHEKWAREKGGWDIRTYKGLPELLLEVQSGRVDAIVVDNIPVRVAMQKNGAKVRQLDTPDIEGGNVAVGIAIRKGNPELKAAMQKALDDMMADGTYEKIALEWIGADIR; this is encoded by the coding sequence ATGCTCAAGGGATTTCTGACGGGGATACTCGCGCTCGGCCTCGGGGCCAGCGTGATGGCGGCGGCGCCCGCGCAGGCGGACGAGCTTGCCGCGATCAAGAAGGCCGGCGAGATGCGCATCGCCATGAGCGGCGCCTACCCGCCCTTCAACTTCGTCAACGACAAGAACGAGGTCGTGGGCTTCGACCCGGCCATCGGGCGCGAGATCGCGCGGCGCATCGGCGTCGAGCCCGTGATCGTCACCACCGCGTGGGACGGCATCATCGCGGGCCTGCTGGCGGCCAAGTACGACACGATCGTCGGCTCCATGTCGATCACGCCGAAGCGCCAGGAAGTCATCGATTTCGTCGGTCCCTACTACCGGGCGGGCCGCGCGGTGTTCGTGCCCGAGGAGTCCTCCATCCAGTCGCTCGACGAACTGAAGGGCAAGACGCTCGGCGTCACGCTGGGCGAGACGCACGAGAAGTGGGCGCGCGAGAAGGGCGGCTGGGACATCCGCACCTACAAGGGCCTGCCTGAACTGCTGCTGGAGGTGCAGTCGGGCCGCGTCGACGCCATCGTCGTGGACAACATCCCCGTGCGCGTGGCCATGCAGAAGAACGGCGCGAAGGTCCGCCAGCTCGACACGCCCGACATCGAGGGCGGCAATGTCGCGGTCGGCATCGCCATCCGCAAGGGCAATCCGGAGCTGAAGGCGGCGATGCAGAAGGCGCTGGACGACATGATGGCGGACGGCACCTACGAGAAGATCGCGCTGGAGTGGATCGGCGCGGACATCCGCTGA
- a CDS encoding amino acid ABC transporter ATP-binding protein encodes MVEVRQARKSFGAHEVLKGIDLSVERGQIVGIIGPSGSGKSTLLRAINHLETLDSGEVWLDGVQVNKTLPHRQFEKHINQVRQQMGMVFQHFNLFPHLTVLENITMAPMLLKKSGKAEARALAEELLNKVGLIDHIDYYPSRLSGGQKQRVAIARALAMQPKVMLFDEATSALDPELVDEVNLVMKQLAKEHMTMLIVTHEMRFAGEVADEILFMDEGVVVEQGPPQKIFSAPEKERTRGFLRKYLNGNGA; translated from the coding sequence ATGGTCGAGGTCAGGCAGGCCCGCAAGAGCTTCGGCGCGCACGAGGTGCTGAAGGGCATCGACCTGTCGGTCGAACGCGGCCAGATCGTGGGCATCATCGGGCCCAGCGGGTCGGGCAAGTCGACCCTGCTGCGCGCGATCAACCACCTGGAGACGCTCGATTCCGGAGAGGTCTGGCTCGACGGCGTGCAGGTCAACAAGACGTTGCCGCACCGCCAGTTCGAGAAGCACATCAACCAGGTGCGCCAGCAGATGGGCATGGTGTTCCAGCACTTCAACCTGTTCCCGCACCTGACCGTGCTGGAGAACATCACCATGGCGCCCATGCTGCTGAAGAAGAGCGGCAAGGCAGAGGCGCGCGCGCTGGCGGAGGAGCTTCTGAACAAGGTCGGCCTCATCGACCACATCGACTATTACCCCTCGCGCCTGTCTGGCGGGCAGAAGCAGCGCGTCGCGATCGCCCGCGCGCTTGCCATGCAGCCGAAGGTCATGCTGTTCGACGAGGCGACGTCCGCCCTCGACCCGGAGCTTGTGGACGAGGTGAACCTCGTGATGAAGCAGCTCGCGAAGGAGCACATGACGATGCTGATCGTCACGCACGAGATGCGCTTCGCGGGCGAGGTCGCCGACGAGATCCTGTTCATGGACGAGGGCGTGGTGGTCGAGCAGGGTCCGCCGCAGAAGATCTTCTCCGCGCCGGAAAAGGAGCGCACGCGCGGCTTCCTGCGCAAGTACCTGAACGGCAACGGGGCGTGA
- a CDS encoding 2-oxoacid:acceptor oxidoreductase subunit alpha has protein sequence MSQELTRINDFVVKFANVNGSGSASANQLFARSILGMGVPISTRNIFPSNIQGLPTWYEVRVSEAGYLGRRGGVDLMVAMNPQTWDKDVASIDPGGYLLHDSTKPLPPSKFREDITVLGVPLTEIANRAFADPKQRQLFKNIIYLGVLSALLDIERGVIEDLIGKQYKGKDKLIAPNIQALDLGRAYALEHLDCPIGLRVRRADAVGDRIFVEGNDATALGCVYGGATVAAWYPITPSTSVAEAFAKHCNRLRKDKETGRNRFAIVQAEDELAAIGMVIGATWNGARAFTATSGPGISLMQEFLGLAYFAEIPAVIVDVQRGGPSTGMPTRTQQSDLLACAYASHGDTKHVLLIPEDPRECFEFAARALDLADRLQTPVFLMSDLDIGMNHWLCEPLSWDDTRTLDRGKVLTFEELEAGTPFGRYRDVDGDAIPYRVYPGTHPKRGAFFTRGTSKNADAGYSEEGSDYVANVDRLLRKFETARTLVPAPVIRQAARPTRIGAIFYGSTAPAMGEALDVLEAAGIHMDTMRVRAFPFHEDAFRFIAEHDTVFVVEQNRDAQLRTLLVNQGNIDPKRLIPVLHYDGTPITARFIAGEISHRLAASGDVARKELAS, from the coding sequence ATGTCGCAGGAACTGACGCGGATCAACGACTTCGTCGTGAAGTTCGCGAACGTCAACGGGTCGGGATCGGCGAGCGCGAACCAGCTTTTCGCGCGTTCGATCCTGGGCATGGGCGTGCCGATCTCCACGCGGAACATCTTCCCCTCCAACATCCAGGGGCTGCCGACCTGGTACGAGGTGCGGGTCAGCGAGGCGGGCTATCTCGGCCGCCGCGGCGGCGTCGACCTCATGGTCGCGATGAACCCGCAGACCTGGGACAAGGACGTCGCCAGCATCGATCCGGGCGGCTACCTGCTCCATGACTCCACCAAGCCGCTGCCGCCCTCGAAATTCCGCGAGGACATCACGGTTCTGGGCGTCCCGCTGACCGAGATCGCGAACCGCGCCTTCGCCGACCCGAAGCAGCGCCAATTGTTCAAGAACATCATCTATCTCGGCGTACTCTCCGCCCTGCTCGACATCGAGCGGGGGGTGATCGAGGACCTGATCGGCAAGCAGTACAAGGGCAAGGACAAGCTGATCGCGCCCAACATCCAGGCCCTCGACCTCGGCCGCGCTTACGCGCTGGAGCATCTCGACTGCCCCATCGGCCTGCGGGTGCGCCGCGCCGACGCGGTCGGGGACCGCATCTTCGTCGAAGGCAACGACGCGACCGCGCTGGGCTGCGTCTATGGCGGCGCCACGGTCGCCGCATGGTACCCGATCACGCCCTCGACCTCGGTCGCGGAAGCGTTCGCAAAGCACTGCAACCGGCTGCGCAAGGACAAGGAGACGGGCCGCAACCGCTTCGCCATCGTGCAGGCGGAGGACGAGCTTGCCGCGATCGGCATGGTCATCGGCGCGACCTGGAACGGCGCGCGCGCCTTCACCGCGACGTCCGGGCCGGGCATTTCGCTGATGCAGGAATTCCTCGGCCTCGCCTATTTCGCGGAGATCCCGGCGGTGATCGTCGATGTGCAGCGCGGCGGGCCGTCGACCGGCATGCCGACGCGGACGCAGCAGTCGGACCTGCTCGCGTGCGCCTATGCCTCTCACGGCGACACGAAGCATGTGCTGCTGATCCCCGAAGACCCGCGCGAGTGTTTCGAGTTCGCGGCCAGGGCGCTCGATCTTGCCGACCGGCTGCAGACGCCGGTGTTCCTCATGTCCGACCTCGACATCGGCATGAACCACTGGCTCTGCGAACCGCTCTCCTGGGACGACACCCGCACCCTCGATCGCGGCAAGGTGCTCACGTTCGAGGAGCTGGAGGCGGGCACGCCCTTCGGCCGCTACCGCGACGTGGACGGCGACGCCATCCCCTACCGCGTCTATCCGGGCACGCACCCTAAGCGCGGCGCCTTCTTCACGCGCGGCACCAGCAAGAACGCGGATGCCGGCTATTCCGAGGAAGGCAGCGACTATGTCGCGAACGTCGACCGCCTGCTGCGGAAGTTCGAGACCGCGCGGACGCTCGTCCCCGCACCCGTGATCCGCCAGGCCGCCCGCCCGACCCGGATCGGCGCGATCTTCTACGGATCGACCGCGCCCGCGATGGGCGAGGCGCTCGACGTGCTCGAGGCCGCGGGCATCCACATGGACACGATGCGCGTGCGCGCCTTCCCCTTCCACGAGGACGCCTTCCGCTTCATCGCCGAACACGACACCGTCTTCGTCGTGGAGCAGAACCGGGACGCGCAGCTGCGCACGCTGCTGGTCAACCAGGGCAACATCGACCCGAAGCGGCTGATCCCCGTGCTGCACTACGATGGCACGCCGATCACCGCGCGCTTCATCGCGGGCGAGATCTCGCACCGGCTGGCCGCCTCCGGGGACGTGGCGCGAAAGGAGCTTGCGTCGTGA
- a CDS encoding amino acid ABC transporter permease has translation MQGLDFTVVPEYADIIAIGVVWTVLLTVLSAALSFFGGIGLALARLYGLLPLRWAVRVFTWAFMGTPLLLQLFLIYFGLNQVGIDIPAFWSGVIGLGLHFAVYNADVIRAGIVAVDRGQYEAARSLGLGGGQAMTRIVIPQAVRSVTPPLGNNLIALLKESALVSVIGVTELVHASQLAISETFRPFEFYITAAALYYVINYALELVLGRIEKRVALSR, from the coding sequence ATGCAAGGTCTCGATTTCACCGTCGTCCCCGAATACGCCGACATCATCGCCATCGGCGTGGTGTGGACGGTCCTGCTGACCGTCCTGTCGGCGGCGCTGAGCTTCTTCGGCGGTATCGGGCTGGCGCTCGCGCGGCTCTACGGCCTGCTGCCGCTGCGCTGGGCGGTCCGGGTCTTCACCTGGGCGTTCATGGGGACGCCGTTGCTGCTGCAACTGTTCCTCATCTATTTCGGGCTGAACCAGGTCGGCATCGACATCCCGGCGTTCTGGTCGGGCGTGATCGGGCTTGGCCTGCATTTCGCGGTCTACAACGCCGACGTGATCCGCGCGGGCATCGTCGCGGTCGACCGCGGCCAGTACGAGGCGGCACGCAGCCTCGGCCTCGGCGGCGGGCAGGCGATGACGCGCATCGTCATTCCGCAGGCGGTCCGCAGCGTGACGCCGCCGCTCGGCAACAACCTGATCGCGCTGCTGAAGGAATCGGCGCTCGTCTCGGTGATCGGGGTGACGGAACTGGTGCACGCCTCGCAGCTTGCGATCAGCGAGACGTTCCGCCCGTTCGAGTTCTACATCACCGCGGCGGCGCTCTACTACGTCATCAACTACGCGCTGGAACTGGTTCTCGGCCGGATCGAGAAGCGCGTGGCGCTGTCGCGCTGA
- a CDS encoding N,N-dimethylformamidase beta subunit family domain-containing protein, protein MTDAGPFPDYGLTPEQRREAVTGHYYEYPGMDGPRGEIWAYSDRITYAPGEIVTLFVSTTAPRFDLEVARDGADLRTVLTRTGIEGRWQDTPADCSVTGCGWSPAFAFEVEAGWPSGAYRVTLRTEGGDGQPIVSHHLFVVRPPAGAPRAGRLLQVAATGTWTAYNTWGGSNHYQGITGADGQQYAPVVSLERPWARGFTVLPEDAPRVPLEVSVPPGASPRYPHMEWAFANGYSKKYASAGWASYDSHFFRWAERAGYAVDLVAQHDLHFRPGVLDGYACAVFTGHDEYWTWEMRDAIDAFVEGGGRAARFAGNFMWQTRLADEGRRQVCYKYRARAEDPVYRSTDTTRTTTSWEAPEVGRPGAATFGLNATRGLYIGWGGCAPRGVRGFPVYRPEHWAFKGTGLYYGDILGADSHVFGYEVDGAEYVIRNGVPEVLPTEGVPEGMEVLALGVSSLVEENADIPAYDQFLTDADARFVAETLIGDTSPASIGKIKRGCGMIVNFAKGAGEVFHAGSCEWVAGLKRRDPMVERVTANVLDRYLGG, encoded by the coding sequence ATGACCGATGCCGGACCCTTTCCCGATTACGGCCTGACGCCTGAGCAGCGGCGCGAGGCCGTGACCGGCCATTACTACGAATATCCCGGCATGGACGGTCCGCGCGGGGAGATCTGGGCCTACAGCGACCGCATAACCTATGCGCCCGGCGAGATCGTCACGCTGTTCGTCAGCACGACGGCGCCGCGCTTCGACCTGGAGGTCGCGCGCGACGGGGCGGACCTGCGCACGGTCCTGACACGCACCGGGATCGAGGGGCGCTGGCAGGACACGCCCGCCGACTGCTCCGTCACCGGCTGCGGCTGGAGCCCGGCCTTCGCGTTCGAGGTGGAAGCCGGCTGGCCGTCGGGCGCCTATCGCGTGACCTTGCGCACCGAGGGCGGGGACGGCCAGCCCATCGTCAGCCATCACCTGTTCGTGGTGCGGCCCCCGGCGGGCGCGCCGCGCGCAGGCCGCCTGCTGCAGGTCGCGGCGACGGGGACGTGGACCGCCTACAACACCTGGGGCGGCTCGAACCACTACCAGGGCATCACCGGCGCGGACGGGCAGCAATACGCCCCCGTCGTCAGCCTGGAACGGCCGTGGGCGCGCGGCTTCACCGTGCTGCCGGAGGACGCGCCCCGCGTGCCGCTGGAGGTGAGCGTGCCGCCCGGCGCCTCGCCCCGCTATCCGCACATGGAGTGGGCGTTCGCCAACGGCTACAGCAAGAAATACGCGTCCGCCGGATGGGCGAGCTACGACAGCCACTTCTTCCGCTGGGCCGAGCGGGCGGGATATGCGGTCGACCTCGTCGCCCAGCACGACCTGCATTTCCGGCCCGGCGTGCTCGACGGCTACGCCTGTGCCGTCTTCACCGGCCATGACGAATACTGGACCTGGGAGATGCGCGACGCCATCGACGCCTTCGTCGAGGGCGGCGGGCGCGCGGCGCGCTTCGCGGGCAATTTCATGTGGCAGACGCGGCTCGCCGACGAGGGCCGCCGGCAGGTTTGCTACAAGTACCGCGCGCGCGCCGAGGACCCCGTCTACCGCAGCACCGACACGACGCGCACCACGACCTCCTGGGAGGCGCCGGAGGTCGGGCGGCCGGGTGCGGCAACCTTCGGCCTCAACGCCACGCGCGGCCTCTACATCGGCTGGGGCGGATGCGCGCCGCGCGGGGTCCGCGGCTTCCCCGTCTACCGGCCGGAGCATTGGGCCTTCAAGGGCACCGGGCTCTACTACGGCGACATCCTGGGCGCGGACTCCCATGTCTTCGGCTACGAGGTCGACGGCGCGGAATACGTCATCCGCAACGGCGTGCCCGAGGTGCTGCCGACCGAGGGCGTGCCGGAGGGGATGGAGGTGCTCGCGCTCGGCGTCTCCTCCCTCGTGGAGGAAAACGCCGACATCCCCGCCTACGACCAGTTCCTGACCGACGCCGACGCCCGCTTCGTCGCCGAAACGCTGATCGGCGACACGAGCCCCGCAAGCATCGGGAAGATCAAGCGCGGCTGCGGGATGATCGTGAATTTCGCAAAGGGCGCGGGCGAGGTGTTCCACGCCGGAAGCTGCGAATGGGTGGCGGGCCTGAAACGCCGCGATCCGATGGTCGAGCGGGTCACCGCCAATGTTCTCGACCGCTACCTGGGCGGCTGA